CTGCGCATCATGCGCTATCGTTCAGAAATGATCTTCGGAACGCTCGAAATTGTGAAAGCTGCAAAACGCGGCACTTGTGTAACCTGCGTTTTCCCGCTGCCGCCAGCTTCCAAACCAACCTCTTCTCCTCATGGCCTCAAAAAGCTCTAACACGCCAGCCTCCCCCCAACGTGTGTTGATCGTGGATGATCATCCCGTCTTCCGGGCTGGTCTCACGGGTCTTGTAGGCATGGAACCCGACCTGGCCGTTTGTGGTGAGGCGCACGATGCGGGGCAGGCCATGGCAGCCATTGCCAAGCTGAATCCAGACCTCGTGATGATGGACATGAGCCTGCCTGATAAGAGCGGACTGGAGACCCTGAAAGACGTCCGTGCAGCCTATCCTCACATCCCCGTCTTGATGATCTCCATGCATGACGAGACGCTTTATGCGGAACGTGTCATCCGGGCCGGAGGGCGTGGTTACATCATGAAACAAGAGGGGCCCGAGAAAGTCATCCAGGCCATCCGTAAAGTTTTGGCGGGTGGGATATCGGTGAGTGAGCGTATTTCCACACTCATCCTGGATGCCCTGGCGAGCTCCCAGCACCCCAAGCAGGAAGGGGCGTCCGTTACCAAATTGACCGATCGTGAATTTGAGGTCTATCGCCTGATCGGGCAGGGGAAGGAGCCGCAAGAAGTCGCGCGCTTACTTCATCTCAGTGTCAAAACTGTGGATACTCACCGCAGCCAAATCAAAAAGAAACTGGGGCTGAAAAATAACACTGAGCTGGTGCACCATGCCACCCGCTGGGCTGCGGAACAGGGGTGAGGCTGAGTCGTCCCCCCGCTGAGGGCATCTCAGCAAAATGCTGAGATCTAGCGCGAGAGGCTGCTCATTGGTCGCAGTGCCCTCCTGGCGCAGCATGGAAGTATATTAGACTGTGCACCGCACGCTGTGGTCCACGCTTACGATAAGTCATATCCACCCATCACATGCTGCCATTATGAGAACCATGCTTGAACTTTCCAGGAACGCTGAATACGACGTCATCGCTGCTGTCTTAATCGTTGGCGTCATCGTGGCCGCAAAGTACTGGATTCAGTCTTTGAGCCGCGCAGAAAAGAACGAGAGCATCAAAAACCGCTAGTTCTGAATCTGTCACACTCCGCGTGTTCCCTCTTAAATCGGCCATCCTCCGTAAGCTGTGGATGGCCGATTTTTTTTCGACGTTCCATTGATGCCCTTTGGAAATTCGTGCTAGCAGTGGCCCAGCCTTTCTGAGATGGGCTAACTGTATGAATGTGACGAAATAGCATTGAAAAACGACAACCCTGATCCTGCATCTATCGTAGTAATTCCGCAAAAAACTCCCTGAATGCCTGCGCTTTCACCTTCCGGCAACTCACCTGCTGACAAACCTACACGCCCCCTGTCTGTGAACACGTTGGCGCAGTTGAGTGCCATCACTGGAACGGAGTATGATCATGAGCGGGCGAAGATCGCGGTGCAAAACGCGACCCAGGCCGAGAGCGAGCCGCTAGGGCAACTGGTCAGCGCAGCGTCTAAGGTGTACATCCATGTCTCTCCTGTGCGCCTACCGATCACCGAGTTGGTGTGGCAGGCCCAGAATGACACCCCGGTGATCATTTGGTCCGAGAAGGAAGAGAGTTGGATCGTCATCACCTTCGCAGGCTGGTTTAGCATTCGCATCGCAGAGGGGGACCATCCCACGGCCCGCCGCAGCATCACGCGGAAGGAGCTCGCGGCCAAACTGGGCCTCAGCGGGATCAAGGAAGTCGTCGAAGCCGGTATCGTGCATCCAGAGCGCGCCGCGCATGACATGAGCGTGCATGCAGCCCAGGCCCGGCATGCGCAGATGTATGGTAGCAATGGGGCGGGCCAGCATCGAAATGGCCATGGAAATGGGCATGCGCACATTCATCTGAGCCCAGTCACTCGTTTCTTCCGGCTTTTGAAAGCGGAGCGGCAGGAGATTGTAACGCTGCTCATCTTTTCCGTCTTCTCTGGTATCCTTTACTTAGCGGCCCCTTTGGCGGTGGATGCGGTGGTTAGTAATCTCGCCTTCGGAGGGCAGTCGCAGCCTTACTTCCAGGCTTTGGTCATCGTGGGCGTGGCCTTGATGGCCGCCCTGTCTCTCCAGGCCTTGATCACAGGCCTACAGTATTACATTTCAGACATCATCCAGCGGCGCATTTTTGTGCGGGCGGCGGCAGACCTCGCTTATCGTCTCCCCCGCGTGCGGGCAGAGTCGCTGGAAGGCGTCCACGCTCCTGAGTTGGTGAATCGCTTTTTAGATGTGGTCACCGCGCAGAAAAGCACCGCGCTGCTCTTGCTGGATGGGGTGAATTTGACCCTCGGCAGCCTCATCGGCATGGTGCTGCTGGCTTTGTATCACCCGGTGCTGTTGATGTTTGTGGCTATCTTGCTCCTGCTCATTGTGCTGGTGCTCTGGTTGTGTGGGCGCGGCGCTGTGGAGACCAGCATTGCAGAGTCGCGCACGAAGTATGACCTAGTGAATTGGTTTGAGGAGATCGCCGCTTACCCCTTTCTCTTCAAAGGCCCCGGTGGTTATCAGCTCGCTTATGAGCGCTCGAATCACCTCGCTTCTGAGTATGTCATGCGTCGCTCCGCGCACTTTCGGGTGGTCATGCGGCAGATCATCGGCCTGCTCATTCTTTCCGTCCTGGCGGGGGCAACATTGCTCGTGCTAGGTGGCTGGCTGGTCGTTAGTCAGCAGATCACCCTGGGCCAGTTGGTGGCCAGTGAGCTCATCATGAGTGCCATCGTGGCTTCCTTGGCTAAAATGGGGAAAAAGCTGGAGGCCTGGTATGACGCCATGGCGGCCATGGATAAGCTGGGGCACATTTTCGACTTGGAGATCGAGCGCGAAACAGGAGAGCAGCCGGTGAAGAAAGAAGGTGGGGCCTCCGTCGTGGCGGATAGTCTCAGCTTTGGTTATAACGAGCATGCCCTCCTGTTTCATCTCCGCACCTTCACCATCCAGTCAGGGGCACGGGCGGCCATCGTCGGCCCGCACGGTGCCGGGGCCAGCTCTTTGCTGGATATCCTCTTCGGCCTGCGCACTCCCACGTCGGGGCATGTCTGCATTGATGGGCTGGATCTGCGGAGCTGGTATCTCGAGGCTCTGCGGGACCACGTGCAGCTCCTGCGCCGGGATGAAATCGTGGACGCCACCGTGGTTGAAAACCTTCGCCTTGGCCGGGCCGATATCGGCATGGATGAAATCCGCGAGGCGCTCGTGCGTGTGGGCTTGCTGGATAAACTTTTAGCCCGGCCTGAAGGGCTCAATCTACGGCTCAAGATCGGTGGTGCCCCCCTCTCTGGGAATGAGCGCACCCGCTTGCTATTGGCACGCTCACTCGTGCAGCGGCCTCGCCTCCTTCTCATTGACGAGTTGTTTGACAGCCTAGATACCGAATCCTTCAAGACACTCTCCGCTGCCATATTGGATAAATCCCTGCCCTGGACAGTCGTCCTCACTACACGGGATCATGATGTCACTCAGCTCTGCGACCAAGTGATCCAACTCGCCCCTTGTAACCTGACCGATGGCACCGCTTCGACCCAGCTCAAAGGCTAAGCCCGACCTGCTATGACTGACTTTGCCAACTCTCCGCAACTGCCCGCGCTCTCGCTCGCGGGCGCCACACGTTACACGCGTTTATTCAGTCGTCTGCTGGTACTGGGCTTCATCGCTTTTGTGCTGGGCTGTTTCTTTTTGCCCTGGCGTCAGTTTGTTTCCGGCAGCGGCAGAGTCATCGCCTTCAATCCGCTGGATCGCCGCATCAACATCGAGGCCCAGGTCTCCGGCCGGGTCAAGCACCTGCACGTGGTCGAAGGGCAGCGTGTGAAAAAAGGCGACCTCGTGGTGGAGATCCAGGACAACGACCCCGACCTCATCGCCAATCTTCAAGCCCAGCGCGAGGCGATTGACAGTCGGCGAAACTTCGCGTTAGGCCGGGTGGAGTCCCTCATCGCGCAGATCACGCAGCAGGAGTTGGCGAAGGCTCAGGCCATTGATGGGGCAGAGCAGCGCGTGGCTGCCTCCAAGATTGCTGCTGAAACAGCGGCCCTGAACTACTCACGCACCCATGCCTTGTTTGAGAAAGGGCTTTCTTCTCAGCGTGAGCATGAACTGGCAACCCTACAGCGGGACTCCACGACCGCCGATTTAAAGTCTGCCCAGGCAGCCTTGAAGCGCACCAGCAATGACTTTGATGCCACCATTTCCTCCATCCACGCCCAGAAAGGATCTGCCCATAGCGATGTCGCTACGGCAGACCGTGACCTCTCAGTCATTGACGTGCAGATCAATCAATCGCAGCGCCAGATCGTCGAGTCTCCGCGTGATGGCATCGTCCTCCAGGTGGCCGCGACGGATGGCACTTACCTGCGTCCCGGTTCATTGATCTGCATCATCATTCCGGAAACAGACAGTCGCTTTGTAGAAATCTGGGTCAGTGGCAATGACATGCCTCTCATCCATGCCCGCAAAGAGGAAGGTGGTGTCGTCACACCCGGGAGCTCGGTCCGTTTAGCCTTTGAAGGCTGGCCCGCCGTGCAGATGATCGGCTGGCCTCAGCTCGCCATCGGCACCTTTGGCGGGGAGGTCGTCTTTGTGGATGCGACGGATGATGGGTTAGGCCGTTTCCGTGTGGTCATCGGCCCTTCGGATGATGTGGTGAACCGGGGAGATGGCCAGGGCCCCGTGAATGTGGGCTGGCCGGATAAGCAGCGCTGGCTTCGTCAAGGGGTGCGTGCGAATGCTTGGGTCATGCTGAATGAAGTACCCCTGTGGTTTGAACTGTGGCGTCAGATCAATGGTTTCCCGCCTCTGATCTCAAATGCCGAAGGGAAACTCGACCCCACCAAAAAATGAAGATGCTCCTCCCGCTTTCCTTTTCGGTGGGTCGGTGCTTGGCCGCGGCTTGCTTCATGCTTGCCTGGCTGGTCCTTCCAGAGGCATCTGCAAATCCGAAGCCCCTTATGCTTCCGGAAGTGCTGGCCAGCGTGCAGACCCAGTATCCGCCCTACTTGGCAGCTTTGATCGAGCAAGACATCGCCAATGGCCGCGCCCGTCAGGCCCTAGGCGCTTTTGATCTCAACCTCAGTGCCGGCGGTGCCTTCAAGCCAGCGGGTTATTACGATGGGCAAACGGGGTATGCCGTGCTGGAACAGCCCTTACCCTTTTGGGGTGGCAATGTGTATGGGGGCTATCGCCTCAGCAGCGGCTTTTTGCCCAACTATAACAAAGAGCGTACCAGCACAGATGGTGAGGCCGTGTTGGGCTTTCGCATGCCCCTGCTTCGTGACGGCACCATTGACCGCCGCCGGGCCACCTTTTGGCAGTCCCAGATTGATCAGGAACTCGCGGATCCGATGATTCTCCGGCAGTATCTGGACTTCATCCGCGCGGCCACAGTTTCTTATTATGGCTGGGTCGCGGCAGGGCAGCGGCTCAGCCTGACGGAGGAGTTGCTGCGCATCGCTAAAAATCGCGACTCAGGCATCGCGGAGCAGGTCAAACGTGGAGCCTCCGCTCCCATCGTCCAGATTGATAATCAGCGCCTCGTTGTCAGTCGTGAGATCGCAGTGGTGCAAGCCCTGCGGCGGTTTCAATCGTCCGCCATTGAGCTCTCGCTTTTCCATCGCTCGCGTGAGCTGGCAGAGCCCATCATCAGCCCCCGCGAGCGTGTGCCTGCCGTCTTTCCTCCGCATCCCCGGCCCGATGAAACGCAAGTCACGGCAGCCATCGCTAAGGCGGCCATTTTCCGCCCTGAAATCCGTCGCATCGAGCTGACCATCGAAAAGAACGAGATTGATCGCAAGCTCGCGAAAAACAACCTCCTTCCCCAGTTGGATGTCGGTGTGGAGGCTGCGCAGGCCAACGGTGGGACACAGCCTAAGGACATTGAGCGGACAGAAATCGAGGCCAAAATCGAGTTCAAGATGCCGCTTCAGAGGCGTGAAGCCAAAGGGCGGATGGAGGTGGCGGAGGCCCTCATCCAGCGCCTGAACAATGAGAAGCAGTTTGCCCGTGACCGCATCGCTGCAGACGTGCGTGACAGCCACAGCGCCATCATTGCGGCCTATGATGCATTGCTTCAGACCCGTAAGAATGTGGATCTCTCCCAGCAGCTCGAAGATGCTGAAAACGAACGTCTTAAACAAGGCGCGACGGACCTGCTGGCTCTGCAAATTCGTGAGCAGGCCACCTTCGATGCCAAGGTGCTGGAGGTGGAGGCGCAGGCAGAGTACTTCCGTGCCCAGGCAAACTATCGCGCCGCCACCGCTGCGGATGCGCCGCCTAGTTTGGCGCGGTAAGCTCAACCCGTTGGCTGAAGAAGGTTGGGCTGGCATGATGGGTGCTTGATTTAGAGGTGCCAGCCTCACCATGTCTCTCTCTGCCTGCCCTGACACTCCCGTGAGGGCACCCGCCTATTTTGCGCTGGTGCTCGGCGTTACGGTGTCTTGGCTGCTTACCGTCATGCTGCTCCAGACGCGGGAAGATGACCGGCAGGATGAAGTCAGAAGATTGGCCAAAGATCGCACCGAGGTCATTCGCGGACAGATCCTACGTTCCATGGAGGTGCTGCATGGGATCGTGGCTTTTTTTGAATCGCGGAAGGAGATCTCCCGGACTGAGTTCGGTGCCTTTGTGGGCAGTTTTTTGACGCGGCAGCCAGAGTTGCAAGCCTTGGCCTGGGACCCGCGTGTGGAAGGGGCACAGCGCGAAAGTTGGGAACAGCGTGCCCGGGATGAGGGCTTTCGTGAGTTTCGTTTTACTGAAGAGGAGAGCGAAGGGAAAATCGTCACGGCTCGTCCCTCGGATGAATACTTCCCGGTGTTTTACCTGGAGAGTTTGCAAAAGAATGCGCCCGCATTGGGTTTCAATGTCAAGGCCGAGCCCCGGCGCCGAGCGGCCCTGGAGCAGGCACGCGATAGCGGCAGCGCCCGGGCCACCGCACCCATCCGGTTGGCTCAGGAGCAGGGATCCCAGCGTGGGTTTGTGGTCTTTGAGCCGCTTTATCAAGGAATGCCCACGACGGTGGATGAACGTCGGCAGCAGCTCACCGGCTTTGCCACGGCGGTCTTCCGCATTGGGGATCTCATCAATCTCTCTTTGGCGGAGGCACGGGACAGTGGCGTGGCGCTGTCTCTGCGGGATGCGGGTGATGGCACCCTGCTGTATCATCAGGAGGGCGCACGTCTCCAGGGCTACCCCACCTGGACCACGGAGGTGGATGTGGCTGGCAGGCAATGGCGGCTTTTGTTTGAGCCCACTCAGGGATTCCTCAGCCTGCGGTCAGATCTCATGCCGTGGATCACCCTCACGGGCGGTCTGGTGATCACCTTGCTCCTAGCTTCCTACTTGTGGAAAACAGCAAGCCAAACAGCGGTGGTGAATCGGGCGCGGAAAGAGCTGCTGGCGGAAGTGTCGGTGCGCAAACAGGCCGAAGCGACAGCGGAGGCGGCCAGCCGGGCTAAGTCGGAATTTCTCGCCAACATGAGTCATGAGATCCGCACCCCCATGAATGCCATTTTGGGCTATGCGCAGATCCTGGCGCGGGATGCCGCCCTGCCGCGTTTCCATCGCGATGCCGTGGCCACCATCCTCAACAGCGGAGACCATCTGCTGCACCTCATTCAAGAGATCCTGGACCTGTCCAAGATAGATGCCGGGCGCATGGAGGTGGAAAAGACGAACTTCGACCTGGCAGCACTCGTGCGCGAATTGACCGCCATGTTTCAGCATCCCTGCGAGGAAAAACAGATCGGCTTCCGCATCGAGGTGGCGGATCTGGAGAAGGCCACCCCGGTCTATGGCGATGAAGGCAAGCTGCGGCAGGTACTCATTAATCTTTTGGCCAATGCCGTGAAGTTTACCGCCAGCGGGCGCATCATTCTACGGGTGCTGCCCTTGGAAAAGGAAGCCTGGCGTTTTGAGGTGGAAGACACCGGCATCGGCATTCCGGAAGAGGCCCAACAACGCATCTTCGAGCCCTTCCAGCAGGAGGCTGGTGCACGTGGGGGAGCGGGGCTGGGGCTGGCCATCGCCCGCCGTCAGATGGAGATCCTGGGTGGCCGTATGGGATTACACTCGCAGTTAGGCCGGGGCTCCTGTTTTCATGTGGAGCTCACTCTGCCCACCGTGGCCGCGCATGGGGTTTCACGGGCCTCGGTGCGGGAACTCGTGAGCCTGGCCAAAGGCTGCACCGTGCGTGCTTTGGTGGTGGATGACATCCGGGAAAATCGTGAAGTTCTCGCCTCCATGCTCACCTTGATCGGCTGTGAGGTCGTTCTGGCGGAGCACGGACGCCAGGCCGTAGAAGTGGTGCAGGTATCCCGCCCGCAGATCGTCTTCATGGATATTCGGATGCCTCAGTTCGATGGGTTGCAGGCCACCCGCCGCATCTTGGAAGAGTTCAACACCACGGAGATTAAAATCGTCGCCACTTCCGCCTCCGCCCTGGCTCATGAAAGGGAGCTTTGTCTCAAAGCGGGGTGCGACGACTTCGTGGCGAAACCTTTCCGGGCAGAGCGCATTTATGGTTGCCTGCGTCATTTGTTAGGCGTGGACTTTGAGTACAAGGGCGAGTTACCCGGCGCAGAAGCAGGAGAGTCCATTGATCTCAGCCAGATAACTTTGCCGGAGGAATTAGCCGCCCGGCTGACGATGGCAGCGGAGCTGCACAGCGCCACGGTTTTGAAGAGTTGCCTGGCGGAACTCGAGCAACTGGGCACAGCGGGCCAGCGGCTGGCACAACACTTGCGCGGCTTTCTAGCCAGCTATGACATGAAAACCATTCAGCGCATCATCGCCCAGATCTCCATCTCATGAATCGTCCCCGCATCCTCATTGCTGATGATACTCCGGCCAGTCTGTCCCTGCTCAGTCATGTGCTGGAGCCGCAAGGGTATGAAATCCTCGCTGTCTCCAGTGGCAAAGATGCCCTGAAGCTGGCGGAGCGCGCCCAGCCAGATCTCATCCTCCTGGACGTGATGATGCCTGGGCATGATGGGTTTCATGTCTGCCGCACGCTCAAGGCGGATGAAGCCACGCGGGATGTGCCCGTCATCTTCATCACCAGTCGGAATGAGACCGCGAGCGTGCTGAACGGTTTTCGCATGGGGGCTGTGGACTACATCGTCAAACCTTTCCAGGCCGAGGAAGTGGTGACCCGCGTGGCCACCCATTTGAAGATCAGCCGACTCACTCGCGAGCTGCAGCAGCGCAATGCCGAGCTGGAGGCGGAGGGCTCCCGCCGGGTCGCCGCTGAGACCTCGCGGGATAAGGCCACGCAGAAGCTTTCCACCCTGGCTTCCCGTGAGGCCGAGCGCTGGGGCCTGGATGGATTTGTCGGCGAAAGTCCGCACATGAAGCGCATCCTGGCCGACATCGAACGGCTGCGTCAGTTCAGCAAAACCAGCGTGCTCATCACCGGTGAGAGTGGCACCGGCAAGGAACTGGTGGCGCGTGCCCTGCATCATCACAGCTCGCGGGCGGCTGAGGCTTTCATCCCGGTGAACTGTGTGGCGGTCCCGGCGGATCTTTTGGAATCGCTTTTTTTCGGTCACGTCAAAGGGGCCTTCACAGGGGCTACGGCAGACCGCAAAGGTTACTTTGAATTGGCCGATGGCGGCACGCTCTTCCTGGATGAAATCGGCGACATGCCTGCCGCTCTTCAGGCGAAGCTGCTGCGTGTGCTGGAGGATGGGGAAGTGACGCCTGTGGGCTCCACCAAATCCCATCGAGTGGATGTGCGCGTGCTCAGTGCCACGAATGCGGACCTCGCCGCGAAGATCCTCACGGGAGACTTCCGCCAGGATCTTTACTACCGGCTCGCACGCTACACGGTGGAGACGGCCCCCCTGCGGGAAAGGCGTGAGGATTTACCCTTGCTGGCAGGCCATTTTTTAAAGGTGTTCGCGGCCGAGATGGGCATGACAGCGCCTTCATTGGATGCCTCTGCCCTCGCCCTATTGAGCCACCATTCCTTCCCAGGAAATGTGCGGGAACTCAAGAACGCCATGGAGCGTGCCTTGATCCTCAGCGGCGGCCAAACGGTGAAACGCGAGCACCTGCAATTGTTTGAACCCGTACTCGCACCCGCGACCGTGGCCAAGGCACCTGCACGCACCGCTGCCGACACGGTGCCTTTGGATCTAGGTGCTGCCGAGCATACTTTGATTCAACGCGCCCTTGAGCAAACAGGCGGCAATGTGACGGAGGCTGCGCGGCTGCTGAATGTGAATCGCAGCCGCATCTACCGCCGCATGCCGGTGAGTAAATAACGCTCAGCCCTGCGCCTGAATCCAGGCCCGCCAGCCACCGTGGGCGGTGATGTCTTGCGACGCGGAGACCGCGCTGGGTTCACAGAGAAATCCGCACACCCTCTGCCCATCTGCCAGCTCCACCCAGCCGAGTCCCAGTGGCGGTTTGATGCTGTTAAAAAACGTGCCCAGAGCTGCCTCCGGCATGTCCCAGACCTCCAGCGCGATGGCGCGGCCACCTTTCGCAGAGCGGATGAGGCCTGGACGCGGTGGTACACTGCCCCCGCCGGGGAGGTGATACAGCTTGTAGCAGGGGGCCGTCTCCGTACGGCTGCGCAGATGTGCCCCACAGGCCAGCAGCCCGGGATTGAGCGGCAGCCCCTCCATGTGGGCTCCACAAACGGCCACCGGCATCCAGCCTTGAGTGGCTGCGGCTTTGGCGGCTGGTGGGACAGATGTCTCTGTCGCGCCCAGCTTCACTCCTGTGGCCTGGTGCAGAAAACCGCCGATGCCAAGGATGCGCCAATCATGAAAGGCGGGGGCGATGAGCGTCACCCCCCAGGCACGACCATTGGGTAAAAAACCAGCGGGCACCGCGTAACCGCAGAGGTCCAGCAAGTTCATGAAATTGGTGTAAGTGCCCAGGTGAGTGTTGTAGGCGATGGGCTCGGCCTCAATCTCCTCCCGCGTGTAGCTGCGCGGTGCCGTGGGCGTGAGGATGACATCCACATACTGCCACACGGCCTCACTCTGCCGACGCAGGGCGGCGAGCTGGTACATCGCCCGGAAGGTATCTGCCGCGCTGGGTTTGAAACCGCCTGAAATGATGGTGCGTGTGACGGGTAAAAAGGCTTCAGGCTGGCTTTCTAACAAAGCCGCCGTGGCCACGTAGCGCTCTGCCACCCACGGCCCGTCATACAGGAGGCGTGCGGCCTCCGTGAACGGCTCAAAGTCCACCTCCACGGCTATGCCTCCCAGGGCGCGCAGACGCGTGATACTGTTTTCATAAAGTTCGTTAGCCGATTCTTCGCCAAAGTAGTGCCTTTGGTTTTCAGGCAGCACGCCAAAACGAAAGCCCGAGCCGGGGACCCAGCCCGGCACTGCTGCGGTAAAAGGTCGGGCGAGGGCATCGCTCGCATCGAAGGCACGGGCGATCTCAAAGACCCTCACGGCATCCTCGGTTGTCAGGGCAAAAATGGAGACACAGTCCAGGCTGCGACATGCGGGCACCACACCCGTGGTACTGAGCACCCCACGCGTGGGTTTGAAGCCTACGATGTTATTAAAGGCCGCAGGCACACGGCCAGACCCCGCCGTATCCGTGCCGAGGGCAAAGGTCACTAACCCGAAAGCGACCGCCACCGCAGAGCCTGAGCTGGAGCCACCTGAGATCACACCTGGGCTGATGGCGTTTTCAGGGCTGCCATA
The Prosthecobacter algae genome window above contains:
- a CDS encoding response regulator transcription factor — encoded protein: MASKSSNTPASPQRVLIVDDHPVFRAGLTGLVGMEPDLAVCGEAHDAGQAMAAIAKLNPDLVMMDMSLPDKSGLETLKDVRAAYPHIPVLMISMHDETLYAERVIRAGGRGYIMKQEGPEKVIQAIRKVLAGGISVSERISTLILDALASSQHPKQEGASVTKLTDREFEVYRLIGQGKEPQEVARLLHLSVKTVDTHRSQIKKKLGLKNNTELVHHATRWAAEQG
- a CDS encoding ABC transporter ATP-binding protein, which gives rise to MPALSPSGNSPADKPTRPLSVNTLAQLSAITGTEYDHERAKIAVQNATQAESEPLGQLVSAASKVYIHVSPVRLPITELVWQAQNDTPVIIWSEKEESWIVITFAGWFSIRIAEGDHPTARRSITRKELAAKLGLSGIKEVVEAGIVHPERAAHDMSVHAAQARHAQMYGSNGAGQHRNGHGNGHAHIHLSPVTRFFRLLKAERQEIVTLLIFSVFSGILYLAAPLAVDAVVSNLAFGGQSQPYFQALVIVGVALMAALSLQALITGLQYYISDIIQRRIFVRAAADLAYRLPRVRAESLEGVHAPELVNRFLDVVTAQKSTALLLLDGVNLTLGSLIGMVLLALYHPVLLMFVAILLLLIVLVLWLCGRGAVETSIAESRTKYDLVNWFEEIAAYPFLFKGPGGYQLAYERSNHLASEYVMRRSAHFRVVMRQIIGLLILSVLAGATLLVLGGWLVVSQQITLGQLVASELIMSAIVASLAKMGKKLEAWYDAMAAMDKLGHIFDLEIERETGEQPVKKEGGASVVADSLSFGYNEHALLFHLRTFTIQSGARAAIVGPHGAGASSLLDILFGLRTPTSGHVCIDGLDLRSWYLEALRDHVQLLRRDEIVDATVVENLRLGRADIGMDEIREALVRVGLLDKLLARPEGLNLRLKIGGAPLSGNERTRLLLARSLVQRPRLLLIDELFDSLDTESFKTLSAAILDKSLPWTVVLTTRDHDVTQLCDQVIQLAPCNLTDGTASTQLKG
- a CDS encoding HlyD family secretion protein, producing MTDFANSPQLPALSLAGATRYTRLFSRLLVLGFIAFVLGCFFLPWRQFVSGSGRVIAFNPLDRRINIEAQVSGRVKHLHVVEGQRVKKGDLVVEIQDNDPDLIANLQAQREAIDSRRNFALGRVESLIAQITQQELAKAQAIDGAEQRVAASKIAAETAALNYSRTHALFEKGLSSQREHELATLQRDSTTADLKSAQAALKRTSNDFDATISSIHAQKGSAHSDVATADRDLSVIDVQINQSQRQIVESPRDGIVLQVAATDGTYLRPGSLICIIIPETDSRFVEIWVSGNDMPLIHARKEEGGVVTPGSSVRLAFEGWPAVQMIGWPQLAIGTFGGEVVFVDATDDGLGRFRVVIGPSDDVVNRGDGQGPVNVGWPDKQRWLRQGVRANAWVMLNEVPLWFELWRQINGFPPLISNAEGKLDPTKK
- a CDS encoding TolC family protein, whose translation is MLPEVLASVQTQYPPYLAALIEQDIANGRARQALGAFDLNLSAGGAFKPAGYYDGQTGYAVLEQPLPFWGGNVYGGYRLSSGFLPNYNKERTSTDGEAVLGFRMPLLRDGTIDRRRATFWQSQIDQELADPMILRQYLDFIRAATVSYYGWVAAGQRLSLTEELLRIAKNRDSGIAEQVKRGASAPIVQIDNQRLVVSREIAVVQALRRFQSSAIELSLFHRSRELAEPIISPRERVPAVFPPHPRPDETQVTAAIAKAAIFRPEIRRIELTIEKNEIDRKLAKNNLLPQLDVGVEAAQANGGTQPKDIERTEIEAKIEFKMPLQRREAKGRMEVAEALIQRLNNEKQFARDRIAADVRDSHSAIIAAYDALLQTRKNVDLSQQLEDAENERLKQGATDLLALQIREQATFDAKVLEVEAQAEYFRAQANYRAATAADAPPSLAR
- a CDS encoding CHASE domain-containing protein, with product MSLSACPDTPVRAPAYFALVLGVTVSWLLTVMLLQTREDDRQDEVRRLAKDRTEVIRGQILRSMEVLHGIVAFFESRKEISRTEFGAFVGSFLTRQPELQALAWDPRVEGAQRESWEQRARDEGFREFRFTEEESEGKIVTARPSDEYFPVFYLESLQKNAPALGFNVKAEPRRRAALEQARDSGSARATAPIRLAQEQGSQRGFVVFEPLYQGMPTTVDERRQQLTGFATAVFRIGDLINLSLAEARDSGVALSLRDAGDGTLLYHQEGARLQGYPTWTTEVDVAGRQWRLLFEPTQGFLSLRSDLMPWITLTGGLVITLLLASYLWKTASQTAVVNRARKELLAEVSVRKQAEATAEAASRAKSEFLANMSHEIRTPMNAILGYAQILARDAALPRFHRDAVATILNSGDHLLHLIQEILDLSKIDAGRMEVEKTNFDLAALVRELTAMFQHPCEEKQIGFRIEVADLEKATPVYGDEGKLRQVLINLLANAVKFTASGRIILRVLPLEKEAWRFEVEDTGIGIPEEAQQRIFEPFQQEAGARGGAGLGLAIARRQMEILGGRMGLHSQLGRGSCFHVELTLPTVAAHGVSRASVRELVSLAKGCTVRALVVDDIRENREVLASMLTLIGCEVVLAEHGRQAVEVVQVSRPQIVFMDIRMPQFDGLQATRRILEEFNTTEIKIVATSASALAHERELCLKAGCDDFVAKPFRAERIYGCLRHLLGVDFEYKGELPGAEAGESIDLSQITLPEELAARLTMAAELHSATVLKSCLAELEQLGTAGQRLAQHLRGFLASYDMKTIQRIIAQISIS
- a CDS encoding sigma-54 dependent transcriptional regulator, producing MNRPRILIADDTPASLSLLSHVLEPQGYEILAVSSGKDALKLAERAQPDLILLDVMMPGHDGFHVCRTLKADEATRDVPVIFITSRNETASVLNGFRMGAVDYIVKPFQAEEVVTRVATHLKISRLTRELQQRNAELEAEGSRRVAAETSRDKATQKLSTLASREAERWGLDGFVGESPHMKRILADIERLRQFSKTSVLITGESGTGKELVARALHHHSSRAAEAFIPVNCVAVPADLLESLFFGHVKGAFTGATADRKGYFELADGGTLFLDEIGDMPAALQAKLLRVLEDGEVTPVGSTKSHRVDVRVLSATNADLAAKILTGDFRQDLYYRLARYTVETAPLRERREDLPLLAGHFLKVFAAEMGMTAPSLDASALALLSHHSFPGNVRELKNAMERALILSGGQTVKREHLQLFEPVLAPATVAKAPARTAADTVPLDLGAAEHTLIQRALEQTGGNVTEAARLLNVNRSRIYRRMPVSK
- the atzF gene encoding allophanate hydrolase; this translates as MTAPTLATLHAAFRAGTLTPSQLVDILLAQAATADPAIWIHRMDRHEIQPYLDLLEGHSPDSLPLYGIPFAIKDNIDLAGTPTTAACPAFAYTPEKSASVVQALIDAGAIPMGKTNLDQFATGLVGTRSPYGSPENAISPGVISGGSSSGSAVAVAFGLVTFALGTDTAGSGRVPAAFNNIVGFKPTRGVLSTTGVVPACRSLDCVSIFALTTEDAVRVFEIARAFDASDALARPFTAAVPGWVPGSGFRFGVLPENQRHYFGEESANELYENSITRLRALGGIAVEVDFEPFTEAARLLYDGPWVAERYVATAALLESQPEAFLPVTRTIISGGFKPSAADTFRAMYQLAALRRQSEAVWQYVDVILTPTAPRSYTREEIEAEPIAYNTHLGTYTNFMNLLDLCGYAVPAGFLPNGRAWGVTLIAPAFHDWRILGIGGFLHQATGVKLGATETSVPPAAKAAATQGWMPVAVCGAHMEGLPLNPGLLACGAHLRSRTETAPCYKLYHLPGGGSVPPRPGLIRSAKGGRAIALEVWDMPEAALGTFFNSIKPPLGLGWVELADGQRVCGFLCEPSAVSASQDITAHGGWRAWIQAQG